Proteins from a single region of Ensifer adhaerens:
- the ilvA gene encoding threonine ammonia-lyase has protein sequence MKQDVEAATEALREIFPPTPLQLNEHLSARYGANIYLKREDLSPVRSYKIRGAFNFFRKALGTGASGKTFVCASAGNHAQGFAFVCRHFGVPGVVFMPVTTPQQKIDKTRMFGGEFITIRLVGDIFDQCYKAARDHVEAIAGIMVPPFDHADIIEGQASVAAEIAWQLPDGVTPDLVVLPVGGGGLAAGVTGYLKDVVAADHFIFCEPVGAPSLRESLETGSVVTLDQVDNFVDGAAVGRIGDLNFAALRRFSADQVMLLAENAICLTIVDMLNVEGVVLEPAGALSVAALEVLGPEKLAGKTVVAVVSGGNFDFDRLPDVKERAMRHAGLKKYFILRMAQRPGALRDFLNLLGDEDDISRFEYLKKSARNFGSILIGIETKHAENFPVLTARFDAAGLRYQDITENEILSNLII, from the coding sequence ATGAAGCAGGATGTTGAAGCCGCAACCGAAGCCTTGCGGGAGATCTTCCCGCCGACGCCGCTGCAGCTCAACGAGCACTTGAGCGCCCGCTACGGCGCCAACATCTACCTCAAGCGCGAGGACCTGTCGCCGGTCCGTTCCTACAAGATCCGCGGCGCCTTCAACTTCTTCCGCAAGGCGCTTGGCACCGGTGCTTCCGGCAAGACTTTCGTCTGCGCCTCGGCCGGCAACCACGCCCAGGGTTTTGCCTTTGTCTGCCGTCATTTCGGCGTGCCGGGCGTCGTTTTCATGCCGGTGACCACGCCGCAGCAGAAAATCGACAAGACCCGCATGTTCGGCGGCGAATTCATCACCATCCGCCTCGTGGGCGACATTTTCGACCAATGCTACAAGGCGGCCCGCGATCACGTCGAAGCGATCGCCGGCATCATGGTGCCGCCCTTCGATCATGCCGATATCATCGAAGGCCAGGCAAGCGTGGCTGCTGAAATTGCCTGGCAACTGCCTGACGGCGTCACGCCTGATCTCGTTGTCCTGCCCGTTGGCGGTGGTGGTCTTGCTGCCGGCGTGACGGGATATCTCAAGGATGTGGTTGCAGCGGATCATTTCATCTTCTGCGAACCCGTCGGTGCCCCCAGCCTGCGCGAAAGCCTCGAAACCGGCAGCGTCGTGACCCTTGATCAGGTCGACAACTTTGTCGACGGCGCCGCCGTCGGACGGATTGGCGATCTCAATTTTGCGGCGCTTCGGCGCTTTTCCGCCGATCAGGTGATGCTTTTGGCGGAGAATGCGATCTGCCTGACGATCGTCGACATGCTGAATGTCGAGGGTGTGGTGCTGGAACCGGCAGGGGCGCTTTCGGTTGCAGCCCTGGAAGTGCTCGGCCCCGAGAAACTCGCGGGCAAGACGGTGGTCGCCGTCGTTTCTGGTGGCAATTTCGATTTCGACCGTCTGCCCGACGTCAAGGAGCGGGCAATGCGCCATGCCGGGCTGAAGAAGTACTTCATCCTGCGCATGGCCCAGAGGCCCGGCGCGCTTCGCGATTTCCTCAATCTGCTCGGTGACGAAGACGACATCTCACGCTTCGAGTACCTGAAGAAATCGGCGCGCAACTTCGGCTCGATTCTGATCGGCATCGAGACCAAGCACGCCGAGAACTTCCCGGTGTTGACGGCACGCTTCGACGCCGCGGGGCTTCGCTACCAGGACATCACCGAGAACGAGATCCTCTCCAATCTCATCATCTAA
- a CDS encoding HlyU family transcriptional regulator encodes MASFFSKLFGRSGSSEIQTQAAPGKTEAYAECTIRATPMREGSQFRLAGSIEKATADGGAKIRSFIRADLFTSEQDAIDATLRKGRQIIDQTGPSLFSDDAQSRQV; translated from the coding sequence ATGGCATCGTTTTTTTCGAAATTGTTCGGCCGTTCGGGCTCCTCTGAAATCCAGACGCAGGCTGCGCCCGGCAAGACCGAGGCCTATGCCGAATGCACCATCCGCGCGACGCCCATGCGCGAAGGCTCGCAGTTTCGCCTGGCTGGTAGCATCGAGAAGGCCACGGCCGATGGCGGTGCCAAGATCCGCAGTTTCATTCGCGCTGATCTCTTCACCTCTGAGCAGGACGCGATCGACGCAACCCTGCGCAAGGGACGCCAGATCATCGACCAGACCGGCCCGTCGCTGTTTTCCGACGACGCCCAGTCGCGCCAGGTCTGA
- a CDS encoding bifunctional 2',3'-cyclic-nucleotide 2'-phosphodiesterase/3'-nucleotidase: MTSPLHLTRRSLLAGAAASSALVMLHPFSVRAAANQAHLRIMETTDLHVHVFPYDYYGDKPNDTVGLARTASIIDAIRAEATNSILVDNGDFLQGNPMGDYIAYQRGMKDGDIHPVIAAMNVLGYDCGTLGNHEFNYGLDFMFKVLNGANFPLVCANLTKGTLAPNARQDELFLKPYVILDRKVKDGSGAEQQIRIGLIGFVPPQIMTWDAKNLEGKANARDIVKAAEAWVPQMREEGADIVVALSHSGIGQQAHGENLENASVPLAAIEGIDAIVTGHSHLDFPGPKFDGIAGVDNTKGLISGKPGVMGGFWGSHLGLIDLLVERDGGKWRVVSSTSEARPIYRREEKKVIAEVADKAEVLAAAQKDHEATLTYVRTPVGKTSAPLYSYFALVADDPSVQIVSQAQTWYIKDMLKETEYRDLPVLSAAAPFKAGGRGGADYYTDVPAGDIAIKNVADLYLYPNTVQAVVISGDQVRNWLEMSAGIFNEVKPGASDAPLINGGFPSYNFDVIDGVTYQIDLSVPPKFDKDGNTINASSNRIKNLQFDGKPIDPAQKFVVATNNYRAGGGGNFPDIAADKVVFVAPDTNRDVVVRYIIDQGTINPSADANWTFVPLASTSVTFDSGPKARQFLAQVKGVTIEDAGDAAEGFARFRIKL, encoded by the coding sequence ATGACATCCCCGCTCCACCTCACGCGCCGTTCGCTTCTCGCGGGGGCTGCGGCTTCTTCGGCACTCGTCATGCTGCACCCCTTCTCCGTCCGCGCTGCCGCGAACCAGGCGCATCTCAGAATCATGGAAACGACGGACCTGCACGTTCACGTCTTTCCCTACGACTATTACGGCGACAAACCCAACGACACGGTTGGCCTCGCGCGCACTGCCTCGATCATCGACGCGATCCGGGCCGAAGCGACAAACTCCATCCTGGTCGACAATGGCGATTTCCTCCAGGGCAACCCGATGGGCGACTACATTGCCTATCAGCGTGGCATGAAGGACGGTGACATCCACCCCGTCATCGCCGCCATGAACGTGCTCGGCTATGATTGCGGTACGCTCGGCAACCACGAGTTCAACTATGGCCTGGACTTCATGTTCAAGGTCCTGAACGGCGCCAACTTCCCGCTCGTTTGCGCCAACCTGACGAAGGGGACGCTTGCCCCCAATGCGCGCCAGGATGAGCTGTTTCTCAAGCCCTACGTCATTCTCGACCGCAAGGTGAAGGACGGCTCGGGCGCGGAGCAGCAGATCCGTATCGGCCTCATCGGCTTCGTTCCGCCGCAGATCATGACCTGGGACGCGAAGAACCTCGAAGGCAAGGCCAATGCCCGCGATATCGTCAAGGCGGCTGAAGCCTGGGTGCCGCAGATGCGCGAGGAAGGCGCCGACATCGTCGTCGCCCTCTCCCACTCGGGCATCGGCCAGCAGGCCCATGGGGAGAACCTCGAGAACGCGTCGGTCCCCCTTGCGGCGATCGAAGGCATAGACGCGATCGTCACCGGCCATAGCCATCTGGATTTCCCCGGACCGAAGTTCGACGGCATCGCCGGGGTCGACAACACGAAGGGCCTGATCTCCGGAAAGCCCGGCGTCATGGGCGGCTTCTGGGGCTCGCATCTCGGCTTGATCGACCTGCTGGTCGAGCGCGACGGCGGCAAATGGCGTGTCGTCAGCTCGACGAGCGAGGCACGGCCGATCTACCGCCGCGAGGAGAAAAAGGTGATCGCTGAGGTCGCCGACAAGGCGGAGGTCCTGGCTGCGGCACAAAAGGATCACGAGGCAACGCTCACCTATGTGCGCACGCCCGTCGGCAAGACCAGTGCGCCGCTCTATTCCTACTTCGCTCTGGTCGCCGACGACCCGTCCGTGCAGATCGTCAGCCAGGCGCAGACCTGGTACATCAAGGACATGCTGAAGGAGACCGAGTACCGCGACCTGCCGGTGCTTTCGGCGGCGGCACCCTTCAAGGCCGGCGGCCGTGGCGGCGCGGACTACTATACCGACGTGCCCGCTGGCGATATTGCGATCAAGAACGTCGCCGACCTCTATCTCTATCCGAACACCGTGCAGGCCGTGGTCATTAGCGGCGACCAGGTGCGAAACTGGCTGGAAATGTCAGCCGGCATCTTCAACGAGGTCAAACCCGGCGCCTCCGACGCTCCGTTGATCAACGGTGGGTTTCCCTCCTACAATTTCGACGTCATCGACGGCGTTACCTACCAGATCGACCTTTCCGTGCCGCCGAAGTTCGACAAGGACGGCAACACGATCAATGCGTCGTCAAACCGCATCAAGAACCTGCAGTTCGATGGCAAACCGATTGATCCGGCGCAGAAATTCGTCGTCGCGACCAACAACTACCGGGCGGGCGGCGGCGGCAATTTCCCCGACATCGCTGCCGACAAGGTGGTGTTCGTCGCCCCCGACACCAACCGTGACGTGGTCGTGCGCTACATCATCGACCAGGGCACGATCAACCCATCGGCCGACGCCAACTGGACCTTCGTACCGCTCGCCAGTACGAGCGTGACCTTCGACAGCGGCCCCAAGGCCCGGCAGTTCCTGGCGCAAGTGAAGGGCGTGACGATCGAGGATGCCGGTGACGCCGCAGAGGGCTTTGCCCGCTTCCGGATCAAGCTCTGA
- a CDS encoding GGDEF domain-containing protein: MPNANLLLFVGEALVYVTAMIGLLHLRARLGLGVFVAALGVMHFIETYLAAVFYVQLPFGVISPGSAVLFSGKLMMILLLYVKEDAATVRQPIYGLLAGNFLTVALSLLLRQHDTVSIVAERSADIAFIDEMGWLMVWGTTILYFDSLMIILLYERLGRWLRRFATIRFLICGIAVLTFDQAAFYLALRWWNGAPAEVFWGGWMAKMLAAPFYAVAVGLYLNLSRHPSLAMSDRPLGDIFNTLTFRERYEDLLSRSGQDTLTGSLDRSRFEIEAPEMLRSANGENAAVTLMIIDVDHFKGVNDRFGHLEGDRILQQLVVTVKSKLRPVDRLFRYGGEEFVILCPAMTHSDALRRADEIRIAISDQLSTPDSRPVTASIGLSSTPTDGTAIEDLLSQGDLRLYAAKGRGRNCVVGR, translated from the coding sequence ATGCCAAACGCCAACCTTCTTCTCTTCGTCGGCGAGGCGCTGGTCTACGTTACGGCGATGATCGGGCTGCTGCATCTTCGCGCCCGGCTGGGGCTTGGAGTCTTCGTCGCCGCACTCGGCGTGATGCACTTCATCGAGACCTACCTCGCCGCTGTCTTCTATGTGCAATTGCCGTTCGGCGTGATCTCGCCAGGCTCTGCCGTGCTTTTCTCCGGCAAGCTGATGATGATCCTGCTGCTCTATGTGAAGGAGGATGCAGCGACCGTTCGCCAGCCGATCTACGGCTTGCTCGCGGGCAATTTCCTGACGGTTGCGCTGAGCCTTCTGCTGCGCCAGCACGATACCGTTTCGATCGTCGCCGAGCGCTCCGCCGACATCGCCTTCATCGACGAGATGGGGTGGCTGATGGTCTGGGGCACGACGATTCTCTATTTCGATTCGCTGATGATCATCCTGCTCTACGAGCGGCTGGGCCGGTGGTTGCGGCGTTTCGCGACGATCCGTTTCCTGATTTGCGGCATTGCGGTGCTGACATTCGATCAGGCTGCCTTCTATCTCGCACTCCGCTGGTGGAACGGAGCGCCGGCCGAAGTGTTCTGGGGCGGCTGGATGGCGAAGATGTTGGCCGCACCGTTCTATGCCGTCGCAGTTGGCCTTTATCTCAACCTTTCGCGCCACCCGTCGCTGGCGATGTCGGACCGGCCGCTTGGCGACATCTTCAACACGCTGACGTTCCGGGAGCGCTATGAGGATCTGCTGTCGCGGTCCGGGCAGGACACGCTGACCGGCTCGCTCGATCGTAGCCGGTTCGAGATCGAAGCGCCGGAGATGTTGCGCAGCGCGAACGGCGAGAATGCTGCCGTCACCCTGATGATCATCGACGTCGACCATTTCAAGGGCGTCAATGATCGCTTCGGCCATCTTGAAGGTGACCGTATCCTGCAGCAACTGGTCGTGACAGTGAAATCAAAACTGCGACCCGTCGACCGGTTGTTTCGCTATGGCGGCGAAGAGTTCGTGATCCTTTGCCCCGCAATGACCCACTCGGATGCCTTGCGGCGCGCTGACGAAATCCGGATCGCGATTTCCGACCAACTCTCGACGCCGGACAGCAGGCCGGTGACCGCAAGCATCGGTCTATCGTCGACCCCGACGGATGGAACCGCCATCGAGGATCTGCTGTCGCAGGGGGACCTCCGGCTCTACGCCGCCAAGGGAAGAGGCCGCAACTGCGTCGTCGGCCGTTAG
- a CDS encoding Lrp/AsnC family transcriptional regulator — MSELDAIDHAILRILQQNGRISNADLAAKVGLSPSACSRRVDILEKSGTIAGYHARIAHKALDYQIMVIVHISLSGQFAKTLAEFEAAVKLCPNVLVCYLMSGEYDYILRVAAKDLQDYERIHRDWLSALPHVVKINSSFSLREIIDRPNVGI, encoded by the coding sequence GTGAGCGAACTTGATGCCATCGATCATGCGATTCTTCGCATTCTCCAGCAGAATGGACGGATCTCGAATGCCGACCTTGCGGCGAAGGTCGGGCTCTCTCCATCAGCCTGTTCGCGACGGGTCGATATATTGGAGAAATCAGGAACGATTGCCGGCTATCACGCCCGCATCGCTCACAAGGCGCTCGACTACCAGATCATGGTAATCGTCCACATTTCGCTGTCGGGCCAGTTCGCCAAGACGCTTGCCGAGTTCGAAGCGGCGGTGAAGCTCTGTCCGAATGTGCTCGTCTGTTATCTGATGTCGGGCGAGTACGACTACATTCTAAGGGTGGCGGCCAAGGACCTTCAGGACTACGAGCGCATCCACCGTGACTGGCTCTCGGCCCTGCCCCATGTGGTCAAGATCAATTCCAGCTTCTCGCTCCGGGAAATCATCGACCGGCCGAACGTGGGCATCTGA
- the ald gene encoding alanine dehydrogenase, whose product MRVGCPKEIKNHEYRVGLTPGSVREYVAHGHEVIVETKAGAGIGADDDAYRAAGAKIVATAKEVFEKSDMIVKVKEPQPSEWVQLREGQILYTYLHLAPDPEQTKGLLNSGVTAIAYETVTDDRGGLPLLAPMSEVAGRLAIQAGATSLQKANGGRGILLGGVPGVLPAKVTVIGGGVVGLHAARMAAGLGADVSIIDRSIPRLRQLDDLFAGRVHTRYSTIDALEEEVFSADLVIGAVLIPGAAAPKLVTREMLTGMKKGAVIVDVAIDQGGCFETSHATTHSDPTYEVDGIVHYCVANMPGAVPVTSAHALNNATLHYGLQLADKGLKAIAEDRHLRAGLNVHRGRVTNAPVAEALGYDAYAPESVLNVA is encoded by the coding sequence ATGCGTGTCGGTTGCCCGAAGGAAATCAAAAACCATGAATACCGAGTCGGCCTGACGCCCGGCTCGGTGCGTGAATATGTTGCCCATGGCCACGAGGTGATCGTGGAAACCAAGGCCGGGGCAGGGATCGGCGCGGATGACGATGCTTATCGTGCCGCTGGCGCGAAGATTGTCGCGACGGCAAAGGAAGTGTTCGAAAAGTCGGACATGATCGTCAAGGTCAAGGAGCCGCAGCCCTCCGAATGGGTGCAACTCCGCGAAGGCCAAATTCTCTATACCTATCTGCATCTTGCGCCCGATCCGGAACAGACCAAGGGTCTGCTGAATTCCGGTGTCACGGCAATCGCCTATGAAACCGTCACCGACGATCGCGGTGGCTTGCCGCTGCTTGCGCCGATGTCCGAAGTTGCCGGGCGCCTGGCAATCCAGGCGGGCGCGACCTCGTTGCAGAAGGCCAATGGCGGCCGCGGTATCCTGCTTGGCGGCGTTCCCGGCGTGCTTCCGGCGAAGGTAACCGTCATCGGCGGCGGCGTCGTCGGTCTGCATGCCGCGCGCATGGCGGCCGGTCTCGGCGCCGATGTCTCGATCATCGATCGCTCGATCCCGCGCCTGCGCCAGCTCGACGATCTCTTCGCCGGCCGCGTCCACACGCGCTATTCGACCATCGACGCGCTGGAAGAGGAAGTTTTCTCGGCCGATCTGGTGATCGGTGCGGTTCTCATCCCGGGAGCTGCTGCGCCGAAGCTCGTGACCCGCGAAATGCTGACCGGGATGAAGAAGGGGGCCGTCATCGTCGACGTCGCCATCGACCAGGGGGGCTGCTTCGAGACCTCGCATGCCACGACGCATTCCGACCCGACCTATGAGGTCGATGGCATCGTGCACTACTGCGTGGCGAACATGCCGGGCGCCGTGCCGGTGACGTCGGCGCATGCGCTGAACAACGCCACGCTTCACTACGGCCTGCAACTCGCGGACAAGGGCCTGAAGGCGATCGCCGAGGACCGGCACCTGCGTGCCGGCCTCAACGTGCATCGCGGCCGCGTCACCAACGCACCGGTCGCCGAAGCGCTGGGCTACGACGCCTATGCGCCCGAATCCGTCCTGAACGTCGCCTGA
- a CDS encoding DUF1203 domain-containing protein encodes MTLRYIPMSDDEARRIREGGPDAYGNQPEREISDGDGVPCRHCLRNVGAGEPYLIFALRPFSSLQPYAETGPVFMHAEECPAHDGDALPPILASSVSYLLRGYGENERIVYGTGGVIPTEQLQARAEELLARPDVSSVHVRSARNNCYQCRIELA; translated from the coding sequence ATGACGTTGCGCTACATTCCGATGTCCGACGACGAAGCGCGGCGGATCCGAGAAGGCGGACCGGATGCCTATGGCAACCAACCGGAGCGGGAGATTTCCGATGGCGACGGCGTGCCCTGCCGGCACTGCCTGCGCAATGTCGGCGCCGGCGAGCCCTATCTGATCTTTGCGCTGCGCCCATTCTCTTCGTTGCAGCCCTATGCGGAGACCGGTCCGGTGTTCATGCATGCCGAGGAATGTCCGGCGCACGACGGCGATGCGCTACCGCCGATCCTGGCTTCGAGCGTCAGCTATCTGCTGCGCGGCTACGGCGAGAACGAACGGATCGTCTACGGGACCGGCGGTGTCATTCCGACGGAGCAGTTGCAGGCGCGGGCGGAAGAACTGCTGGCACGACCGGACGTTTCGTCGGTTCATGTGCGTTCAGCCAGGAACAATTGCTACCAGTGCCGGATCGAACTGGCCTGA
- a CDS encoding GNAT family N-acetyltransferase: MRSPKLAPLTAHVTELEMTAPPKQSLPMPVNIQTAILRVSDIPLSYYRFLYLRVGRRWHWTERLRMSDEDLAAVLGDKRTSVTVLYVNGAPAGFFELHQGEDDVVELVHFGLMEHALGLGLGKWFLLQTLFAAWALNPSKLTVTTNNLDHPRALQLYQQFGFSPVATREITVEPLTDTELLALAKNL, translated from the coding sequence ATGCGCTCGCCGAAGCTCGCCCCCCTGACAGCGCACGTAACCGAACTCGAGATGACGGCGCCGCCCAAGCAGAGCCTGCCGATGCCGGTCAATATCCAGACCGCGATCCTGCGTGTCTCGGATATTCCGCTCAGCTACTATCGCTTCCTGTATCTGCGTGTCGGCCGCCGCTGGCACTGGACCGAGCGACTGCGGATGAGTGACGAGGATCTCGCTGCCGTGCTTGGCGACAAGCGGACGAGTGTCACGGTGCTCTATGTCAACGGCGCACCAGCCGGCTTCTTCGAGTTGCACCAGGGTGAGGACGACGTCGTTGAACTCGTGCATTTCGGACTGATGGAACATGCGCTCGGCCTTGGCCTTGGTAAGTGGTTCCTGCTGCAGACGCTGTTTGCCGCCTGGGCGCTGAACCCGAGCAAGTTGACGGTCACGACCAACAATCTCGACCATCCCCGCGCGCTCCAGCTCTACCAGCAATTCGGATTCTCGCCGGTCGCCACCCGCGAGATTACGGTCGAGCCTTTGACCGACACCGAACTGCTGGCTCTCGCGAAAAATCTCTGA
- the sseA gene encoding 3-mercaptopyruvate sulfurtransferase: MTNNKSAFVVSADWLQERLGDPSIRILDAAWYLPAQNRNPKAEYDAGHIPGAVFFDQDAIADHTSGLPHTLPSPEAFAEAVGALGVSDTDTIVVYDGPGIMTAPRVWWELRIMGAVNVFVLDGGMDGWNREGRPITTDVPSPKPATFNARFTPAAVTSLAGMKDIVASGSAQIADARGAARFYGEEAEPRAGLRSGHMPGAHSLPSGVFSENGKLKDVAALRQTFADAGVDLSKPVVTTCGSGVTAAIITLALQSLGHTDNTLYDGSWSEWGGLADTTIVTGRE; encoded by the coding sequence GTGACCAACAACAAAAGCGCCTTTGTCGTATCAGCCGATTGGCTGCAGGAGCGGCTCGGCGATCCCTCGATCCGGATCCTCGACGCCGCCTGGTACCTGCCGGCACAAAACCGCAATCCGAAGGCGGAGTACGATGCCGGACACATTCCCGGCGCTGTCTTCTTCGATCAGGATGCGATCGCCGATCACACGAGTGGCCTGCCACACACCCTGCCCTCGCCGGAAGCCTTCGCTGAGGCCGTTGGCGCTCTCGGGGTCAGCGACACGGATACGATCGTCGTCTATGACGGCCCCGGCATCATGACCGCGCCGCGCGTCTGGTGGGAGTTGCGCATCATGGGCGCCGTGAACGTCTTCGTGCTCGATGGCGGCATGGACGGCTGGAACAGGGAAGGACGCCCCATCACTACGGATGTCCCCTCGCCCAAACCGGCGACGTTCAACGCGCGCTTTACGCCTGCGGCGGTCACGTCGCTCGCCGGAATGAAGGACATCGTTGCCAGCGGTTCGGCCCAGATCGCCGATGCCCGCGGTGCTGCCCGCTTCTATGGCGAGGAAGCGGAACCGCGCGCCGGTCTGCGTTCCGGTCACATGCCGGGTGCCCACAGCCTGCCGTCCGGCGTCTTCTCGGAAAACGGGAAGCTCAAGGATGTCGCCGCCTTGCGCCAGACCTTTGCTGATGCCGGCGTCGATCTCTCCAAACCTGTGGTCACCACCTGCGGTTCCGGTGTCACCGCCGCCATCATCACGCTGGCGCTGCAATCGCTCGGCCATACCGACAATACGCTCTATGACGGTTCCTGGTCGGAATGGGGCGGCCTCGCAGACACGACGATCGTCACCGGTCGAGAGTGA
- a CDS encoding alanyl-tRNA editing protein — protein sequence MTRTVTALFRDDFYLSTCEASVTGILEDGGIELDQTCFYATSGGQPGDTGFLERADGSRIDIAVARHGETKDIIVHVPAEGQPAPDVGEKLVLHIDWPRRYRLMRMHTACHLLSVVCPFPITGASVGEDESRVDFDMSETIDRDDVTTALMKLVEENHPVYVQWITDEELAANPGIVKSKNVRPPVGLGRVSLVCIGENSAVDSQPCGGTHVSETQEVGAIHIAKIEKKGKENRRFRIRFGTPEDRASV from the coding sequence ATGACCAGGACCGTGACTGCCCTTTTTCGAGACGATTTCTACCTCTCGACCTGCGAAGCAAGCGTCACCGGAATCCTGGAAGATGGCGGGATCGAACTGGATCAAACCTGCTTCTACGCGACATCCGGCGGGCAGCCCGGCGACACCGGCTTTCTGGAACGCGCGGACGGCAGCCGGATCGACATCGCGGTCGCCCGTCACGGCGAAACCAAGGATATCATCGTCCATGTGCCGGCTGAGGGACAGCCGGCACCTGATGTCGGCGAAAAGCTCGTCCTGCACATCGACTGGCCGCGCCGCTACCGCCTGATGCGCATGCACACTGCCTGCCATCTGCTCTCGGTGGTCTGCCCCTTCCCGATCACCGGAGCCTCCGTCGGCGAAGACGAGAGCCGTGTCGATTTCGACATGAGCGAGACGATCGACAGGGACGACGTCACGACGGCGCTGATGAAGCTCGTCGAGGAGAATCATCCGGTTTACGTCCAGTGGATCACCGACGAGGAACTCGCCGCCAATCCCGGCATCGTCAAATCGAAGAACGTGCGCCCGCCTGTCGGCCTTGGGCGCGTCAGCCTTGTCTGTATCGGCGAGAATTCCGCGGTCGACAGCCAGCCCTGCGGCGGCACGCATGTGTCGGAAACGCAGGAAGTCGGCGCCATCCACATCGCCAAGATCGAGAAGAAGGGCAAGGAAAACCGCAGGTTCCGTATCCGCTTCGGCACGCCCGAAGATCGCGCATCAGTCTGA